The Glycine soja cultivar W05 chromosome 6, ASM419377v2, whole genome shotgun sequence genome has a window encoding:
- the LOC114414929 gene encoding U-box domain-containing protein 4-like, with product MAKCHKNNVGSIALDHRHSTKNATTGGHFRVLRRLIFDAVSCGGTSRYRYRQRGGADNDDGDFNSAASHTEKEERSEKLSDLLNAAESKTATEEALAELKQVVKELREEDFTKRRIAAARVRSLAKEDSEARANLAVLGAIPPLVGMLDDSEDAHSQIASLYALLNLGIGNDANKAAIVKIGAVHKMLKLIESSGSDSSVSEAIVANFLGLSALDSNKPIIGSSGAIPFLVRTLKNLNESKIESKSQMKQDAMRALYNLSICQSNVSVVLETDLVLFLVSTIGDMEVSERSLAILSNLVSTPEGRKAISSVSDAIPILVDALSWTDSPECQEKASYVLMIMAHKAYGDRRVMIEAGVVSSLLELTLVGTTLAQKRASRILECLRVDKGKQVSGSYGGNFNLGVSAPICGSSSSNGGKGCLVVDDGMMSEEKKTVKQLVQQSLQSNMMKIVKRANLRQDFLPSGNFASLTSTSTSKSLPF from the exons ATGGCAAAGTGTCATAAGAACAACGTCGGATCCATCGCTCTCGACCACCGCCACTCCACCAAAAATGCCACCACCGGCGGCCACTTCCGCGTGCTCCGCCGCTTGATCTTCGACGCCGTCAGCTGCGGCGGCACCTCCCGCTACCGGTATCGCCAGCGCGGCGGCGCCGACAACGATGACGGCGACTTCAACTCGGCGGCGAGCCACACAGAGAAGGAGGAGAGGTCCGAGAAGCTATCGGATCTGCTGAACGCAGCGGAGAGCAAAACAGCGACGGAAGAGGCATTGGCGGAGCTGAAGCAAGTGGTGAAGGAGCTGCGCGAAGAAGACTTCACGAAGCGGCGAATCGCCGCTGCGAGAGTGAGGTCACTCGCGAAGGAAGATTCGGAAGCCAGAGCGAATCTCGCAGTGCTCGGAGCAATTCCTCCTCTCGTCGGAATGCTCGATGATTCAGAAGACGCTCATTCTCAAATCGCATCGCTCTACGCTTTGCTCAATCTCGGAATCGGCAACGATGC AAATAAAGCGGCTATAGTGAAAATTGGCGCGGTACACAAGATGCTGAAGCTAATTGAATCGAGCGGTTCAGATTCGTCGGTGTCTGAAGCGATCGTTGCAAATTTCCTTGGCTTAAGCGCTTTGGATTCGAACAAACCGATAATTGGATCCTCCGGTGCAATACCGTTCCTAGTTAGAACCCTAAAGAATTTAAACGAAAGTAAAATCGAGTCCAAATCACAAATGAAGCAAGATGCTATGCGAGCTTTGTACAATCTCTCGATCTGTCAGAGCAACGTTTCAGTAGTTTTGGAAACcgatttggttttgtttttagtGTCCACAATAGGAGACATGGAAGTGAGTGAGAGGAGTCTCGCGATTCTAAGCAATTTAGTGTCGACTCCGGAGGGTAGAAAAGCGATTAGCAGCGTTAGCGACGCGATTCCGATTCTTGTGGACGCGTTGAGTTGGACGGACTCGCCGGAGTGCCAGGAGAAGGCGTCGTACGTTTTGATGATCATGGCGCACAAAGCGTACGGTGACAGGCGGGTGATGATAGAGGCAGGGGTAGTTTCGTCGCTGCTTGAATTAACACTTGTGGGAACCACACTGGCTCAGAAGAGAGCCTCCAGAATATTAGAGTGTTTGAGGGTAGACAAAGGGAAACAAGTTTCTGGAAGCTACGGTGGAAACTTTAACTTGGGTGTGTCTGCTCCTATTTGTGGATCTTCTTCATCGAATGGAGGGAAAGGGTGTTTGGTTGTGGATGATGGGATGATGAGTGAGGAAAAGAAAACGGTGAAGCAGTTAGTGCAACAGAGTTTGCAGAGCAATATGATGAAGATTGTCAAGAGGGCTAACTTGCGTCAGGATTTTCTTCCATCTGGGAATTTTGCTTCACTCACTTCCACTTCCACTTCCAAGAGCCTCCCATTTTga